In Zonotrichia albicollis isolate bZonAlb1 chromosome 3, bZonAlb1.hap1, whole genome shotgun sequence, a single window of DNA contains:
- the NEIL2 gene encoding endonuclease 8-like 2 — protein MPEGPSVRKFQLLTSPFVGQVVAKVGGSSRKLSVNDLNALRLQDSQVHGKNLYLAFVAAEGPIVPTAEETALQREAACGEHCPAQGQQGQAGVPHPHSQDEELQEAQHSRSEAPEAAEGRGNWLRIHFGMFGSVRANEFSRASRANKRGDWKDPVPRLVLHFESGGFLVFYNCRMLWCSSPRADPASDILSVEFHRGRALRALRAPDPVCCTLLDQRYFSGLGNIIKNEILYLARIHPLTPGSLLALSDLERLLDCALQFSSEWLHHKLRGQGLHPQVYQKEQCPLGHPLMKGTFGPSGGFKRLTWWCPQCQPEVLPGDGDPSPVTG, from the exons atgcCAGAGGGCCCTTCAGTGAGGAAGTTCCAGCTGCTGACCTCCCCTTTTGTGGGACAAGTGGTGGCCAAGGTGgggggaagcagcaggaagctcaGTGTCAATGACCTGAATGCCCTGAGGCTGCAGGACTCCCAG GTTCATGGGAAGAACTTGTACCTGGCATTTGTGGCAGCTGAAGGTCCCATTGTGCCAACTGCAGAAGAGACAGCGCTGCAAAGAGAGGCTGCTTGTGGGGAACActgtcctgcccagggacagcaaggacaggctggtgttccacatccccattcccaggatgaggagctgcaggaagccCAGCACTCAAGATCTGAagccccagaggcagcagagggTCGGGGCAATTGGCTGCGCATCCACTTTGGCATGTTCGGCAGCGTCCGCGCAAACGAGTTCTCGAGGGCAAGCAGAGCCAACAAAAGGGGGGACTGGAAGGATCCTGTGCCCAG GCTGGTTCTGCACTTTGAGAGCGGAGGCTTCCTTGTTTTCTACAACTGCCGGATGCTCTGGTGCTCCTCTCCCAGGGCTGATCCTGCTTCTGACATCTTGTCTGTGGAATTCCACCGAGGCCGGGCGCTACGTGCCCTCCGTGCACCCGATCCTGTCTGCTGCACCCTCCTAGACCAAAGATATTTTTCAGGGCTGG GGAACATCATCAAGAACGAGATCTTGTACCTGGCCAGGATCCACCCTTTAACACCAGGCTCCCTCTTGGCTCTCTCAGATCTGGAGCGCCTGCTGGATTGCGCCCTTCAGTTCAGCTCTGAGTGGCTGCACCACAAACTGCGTGGCCAAGGGCTGCACCCCCAGGTGTACCAGAAGGAGCAGTGTCCCCTCGGCCATCCCCTGATGAAGGGCACTTTTGGACCCTCAGGTGGCTTCAAGAGACTGACATGGTGGTGCCCTCAGTGCCAGCCTGAGGTGCTGCCAGGGGATGGGGACCCTTCCCCAGTCACTGGGTGA